In Arabidopsis thaliana ecotype Col-0 mitochondrion, complete genome, the following proteins share a genomic window:
- the atp8 gene encoding ATPase subunit 8 — MPQLDKFTYFSQFFWLCLFFFTFYIFICNDGDGVLGISRILKLRNQLLSHRGKTIRSKDPNSLEDLLRKGFSTGVSYMYASLFEVSQWCKAVDLLGKRRKITLISCFGEISGSRGMERNILYNISKSSPSNTGRWITCRNCRNDIMLIHVVHGQGSIK; from the coding sequence ATGCCTCAACTGGATAAATTCACTTATTTTTCACAATTCTTCTGGTTATGCCTTTTCTTCTTTACTTTCTATATTTTCATATGCAATGATGGAGATGGAGTACTTGGGATCAGCAGAATTCTAAAACTACGGAACCAACTGCTTTCACACCGGGGGAAGACCATCCGGAGCAAGGACCCCAACAGTTTGGAAGATCTCTTGAGAAAGGGTTTTAGCACTGGTGTATCCTATATGTACGCTAGTTTATTCGAAGTATCCCAATGGTGTAAGGCCGTCGACTTATTGGGAAAAAGGAGGAAAATCACTTTGATCTCTTGTTTCGGAGAAATAAGTGGCTCACGAGGAATGGAAAGAAACATATTATATAATATATCGAAGTCCTCTCCTTCAAATACTGGAAGGTGGATCACTTGTAGGAATTGTAGGAATGACATAATGCTAATCCATGTTGTACATGGCCAAGGAAGCATAAAATGA